TAATCATAGAAAGGAACCAGGTCAGCGCGTAGTATTCCCCGTTGACGGCGATCTGCTGCGAGGTCGCCGCCGCATATTCCCCGGAAATACTCAGCTTTGCAATTAGCTGCATATTGATAAATAATCCGCAGACCGACAGGAAAAACATGCCAAGTCCGGCTGTAATCTCCTTTCCAATCGTTCCGCCTCTGTCCTTGTAGTGAAAAAATCTGTTCATCATAACCTCCACTCCTTCTAATCTTTTATTCCAGCAGCAGTCCGGAAATTCCCTGGGCCGCCGCAGTATCCACGCGGTCCTCCTGCTGCCCCGGATTTGCCCCCGGCATATCCATCAGCGTCGGGTCTGTCCAAAGCTCTGTTGTAACTGCTGTATATTCTTCGGTGCACTCCCCGTCTGTCAGCGTGATTTCCAGCGCCGTGCTCACCTGGGAGTCTTTTGTGTAATCGTCCTTCGACAATGCCTGCGCCGTCACATAATAGGTGCCCGGCTCCAGATTATAGGTATAAATATCATTTTTAAATGCAAACGTTGATTCGTTGCTGTCAGAAGTAATCGTGTAAAAATGCGGTCCTTCCGACGTGCTCCAGCCCCAGATGTAAATCATGCCCGGCGGATTCTTGCGCAGGGTATCCATCAGCGGCTGCAGATCGACCGTTTCCGACTGTACCTCCTGCGTACACTCTGCATCCGCGTAGAAGGTAAACTTCATTTCCGGCATGTACTGCGTAAAAGCGTAATCGCACAGTGTCCACCAGTCCACTACCAGCTCAAGCTGATTGCCGCTCGTCATCGCCAGCAGCTCCGGACGCTCCAGCGTCTGATCCACGCCGTACTGGATGCTCACGGTGACAGGAGCCGGGCTTGCATAGTCCGTTCCCGCCGGGGCAAAGGAGGTCAGATTTACATGATAGGTTCCCCATGCCGCGCCGGAAAGGTCCAGCGTGCCGGAATATTCCCCCGTCTTGCCACCGTTGATTCTCTTTGAGCTTGTAATATATTCGCCCGTCTCATTGCCGTTTTCATCCAACGCATAAAATCGCACAAAGTAGTAGCCCACCCGCTCATCCGTCGCGTTGAAGGAATATTCCCCCGTATTCGGATCGATCTGAAAATCGGTCGGCGCGCCAAGCTGGTCCTCAGATGCTTCCGCAGCCTCCGTTTCCACCGTATCCGCCGCTTCTGTCTCCGGCGCCTCTGCTTCTGCCGCTTCTGTTTCCACAGCCTCGGTTTCCGCTTCTGTCACCACTTCCCCGGCATATGCCGCGGACGGCACCGCCGCAGAAAGTCCCGCGCATAAAACAAGCGCCCACAGTTTTTTTCTCTTCATCTCACATTTCCTCCATTTTCTCTTCTTATTCCAGCAGCTCGCCGTATACCTCCTGGTCGCCCGCAAAATCTGTCCGGTCTGTCTGGACGCCGGCGCTCGCATACATGCGCTGGAAGCCATATGCCGGGTCTGTCCACAGCTCCGTGGAAGCCGCCGTAAATTCTTCCGTGCTCTCTCCCTCCGTAAGAACGATTTCCACCGCCGTGCTCGCTTGGGAATCCAGACAATATTCATCTTTTGAAAGCGCCTGGCAGGTCACATAGTAAGTGCCCGCATCTAAGGTGTAAGTAAAGATATTGTTGATAAAGGAGAAGCTGACCTCCTGCGTTCCCTGCTCACTTTCCGATGTCACCGTGTAGAGATGCTCTCCTTGATTCATCGCAAAGCCCCAGGCACTGCCGTTTGCCGGCGGGATCGCCTCGTAGCCGTCTCCGTCCGGAAGTGCCGCCAGGTCTACAGTATCCGAGAATACCTCCTGCGTACACTCCGCGTCAGAATAAAACGTAAATTTCATATCGGGGAGATATTCATAGTAGAGATAATCCGAAAGAGAATACCAGTCTACGATCAGCTCCGCCTGATTTCCGCTTGTAAGTATCAGCATTTCCGGGCGCTCCAGCGCTTTCCCGATTCCATAATGCGCCTTCAGCGTCACTGCCTCCGGGCTGCTGTAGTCCGTTCCCGCCGGTGCGAAGGAAACCAGATTGATATGATAACCGCCCCACGGCATTGCAGATACATCCAGCGTGCCGCTTGCTTCCCCTGTGCTGCCGCCTTTGATGCGCCTGGAGCTTACGACATATTCTCCTGTTTCATTGCCCTCCTCATCCACGTGATAAATACGGATAAAATAATAGCCCATGCGCTCGTCCGTCATCTGAAAAGAGTATTCCCCGGTATTCGGGTCGAACACAAAATCCGTCGGCGCCTGAAGCTGCGTATCTGAATTCTCCGCCGCGATTTCCTCTGCAGCCGCTTCGTCCGCAGCCGTCTCTTCTGCTGCCGCTTCCGTGCTCTCCTCCGCTGCAGTTTCCTCCTGGGTTACTTCCGCCGCAATTTCCGTCTCCGCCGTCTCCTGCGCATATGCCGTTCCCGGAACCGCCGCCAACCCGGCGCACAGACAAAGCATCGTTATTTTCTTTTTATTCATATTCTGCCATTACCCTCCTTCTCCATATCTTTGCATAATCCCCGGCAGCGCTCTGCAGCGCCGCCGGAAATTTCTCTGAAATCTTTCTGTATCGTCTGCCTGCTGCTGTAAGCACAGTGGGCAGTCCTATTTATTCTGCCGCCGCATCCGAGGAGCCGCAATACTGATAAAGTGCGTCTCTCATGATGTTGTGGAGCATATAGCGCGCATAAACAGATTCCGTCGGATCGCCGTATGCATCTACTGTTGCAGAAGCGTTGATATAGTTGCTGATGCTGAGCATGCTTCCCTCGATGCAGAGCATTGCCTGCGGTGTATTGTAAACGTCACCGGTACCTCCGTCGCCGTCGGTGATGAGCATACCGTGCCATCCCCACTCGTCTCTCATCATGGTCTTGTACATTCCATAGTGGAACCAGCTCATACCGATTCTGTTCAGGGAGCCCATCACACCGTCTGCACCATATTCCTTGATGCTGATCTCATACGGTACCATGTAAAGCTCACGGATTGCCTGCTCATTTGCCCAGGTCGTGTTTCCGCCGCGGTTTGTATCGCCGTCGTTCAGCGCGCAGTGCTTGATGAATACGTTTGTTCCTGTGGACATGATTCCGGAAACTGCGTTGCCGCCAATCTGTCCGGAGAGCAGTCCGTCCTCAGAATAATACTCAAAGTTACGTCCGCCAAACGGGGAGCGGTGCAGGTTCATTGCCGGTGCATATGCATTGCCGATGCCGTACAGTACACACTGGTTGCCGTAAGCAACACCCTCTGCATAAGCAAGGTCCTTGTTCCAGGTCGCTGCGATCGTAACGGCGCAGGTAAACCAGGTACCGCCGCTGTACTGTCCGTTGCCCGGTTCGCCCGGTCCGTCCACTGCAATTTCTTCGCTCTTTCCAACGCTGCTCACTGCCGGAACCTTCCAGCCGCTGTTGCCCTGCAGCTCAATCGCTTCATCCATAGAGGTCTCCGATGCCAGCATATCCCAGATTGCCAGCCCTTCCTCGGTATCGATCGGCACATTTGCCATATCGTCCACGGTCAGCTTATGATAGGAGCCCTCTGTCGGTTCCTCCTCCACGACTACCGGCAGACCGCTTTCCGTTGTCTCACCCTCTACTACATAGTAGGTCTGATCCCAGAGCGGATCTTCCACTGCCGCTGCATCCTCGCCGTCCGGTGTTGTCTCCGCAAAAGGCATCATATTGTTGCCGTTTGCATAAATCGTCTCTGTTACGGTTGTCTTTTCGCCCTTCAGATAAGTCTCAAAGGTATATTCCACACTGTCTGTTCCCTTTACCGCAAGCGCCTCTGCAATGCCGTCCGCCAGCATTTCATTCGGCTCTTCGTTGGAGGTATGCTCCATGATGGTCGCCATGCCGCCCGCAATATCATTTCTGGAAAGATAGCCCTCCAGCATGTTTCCGTCACCCGCGGTCACATCATCCATCGCATTTTTCGCTACTGTTACATCGGAATCTCTTGCTCCCGCGTACTCTGCGTCCGCCACATCGCCGCTCTCATCATAGATAATGGAGGTCTCCAGCGTCACTGCCTCTGAATCGCTTGCCGCGTTCTCGCTGCCTTCTTCGCCCCACTGATGCGCGTCCTTCTGCACGTTGAATTTATAGTCGCCCTTTTCCAGAACATAGCAGCCCTGTCCGAAGTTATCGAAGGATGCCAGGTCATCAGTATCAAATTCAATCGTCACTTCCTCAGAAGCGCCCGGCTCCAGTGTGGAGGTCTTTCCGAATCCGACCAGCACTACCTTCGCCTTTTCCAGTCCGACGCCCTTGATGCCGAAGTTATCGGTATCGCTCTGATACGGCGCTTCCATGTAAAGCTCTACCACATCTTTGCCTGCCACATCGCCGGTATTTGTCACCGTCACGGTCACGCTGTTCGTACCGTGCGCCTCCAGGCTGACATCGGAAGCGGTGATTTCCTCAGTAAACTCTGTGTAGGAAAGACCGTAGCCGAACGGATACTGTACAACCTCCTCATAGCCCGTAGCTGTTCCGTTCTTAAATTCGATGCTGCTGAATTCCTCGGAATCGAAGTAGCCTACAGAATCCGCTGTCTCGTAATAGCGGTAGCCTACGTAGATGCCTTCCTCGTACTGATAGAAGGTCTGGTTGTCAGCGTTTGCATAACGGTTGTCATCTGTATTGTAATAGGTCGGATTCGTTGTCATATCGTATGCGTAGGTATCTACCAGGCGTCCCGACGGATTTGTGCGTCCGGTCAGAATCGTTCCGACGCCTACCACACCTGCCTCGCCCGGATGTCCGATCCACAGGCAGGCATCTACGTTGTACTCCTCCGAATCCACGAAGCCGAGTTCCATTGCAGTTGCGGAGTTGATCAGCACGATGGTGTGCGTATAATTCTCTTTGCAGAACGCAAGCAGGTCTTTTTCCTCCTGGGTGAGCTCCAGATAGGTGCTTCCTGTCAGCGTGCTTCCATCCCCGTCATAATCCATAGAGGGCGATGCTCCCTCTGCTCCGGAACGCGAGAAGGTTACGACTGCATAATCTGTATAACCATCTGCTGTCAGTACATCCTTGCCGCTCTCATAAACATCGGAACTGAACTCGTGTACCGTCGTGTAGCTTGTCCAGTCACCGCCGCCGGCGCCGCCTGTTCCAAAAATATCATCGCCGCTGTCCTCACCGGCGCTTGCGCCCGGATTGGAGTCACCGTTGTTCCGGTAGCCACCGCACTGCTCCTCCAGCCAGCTCCACGCCTCTTCGTTGACATCCAGCCCCGCCTCGATAAACGCATCGTTCATCATAACGGTGTTTTCGTCGTCCTGTCCTCCGGCGGAGCCTGTGCCGCCCTCCACGTAGTTATAGGACATAGCGCCCAGCATGGTCACCTTTGTTCCCTCTGCCAGCGGCAGGCAGTTGTCGTCATTTTTCAAAAGGACTGCGCCCTCCGCCTCTAACTGTACATTGACATCGTACCCTTCTGCGTAACACTCATCCGCAGTGGGAGCCGCCTGGACGTAAATGGTCGCCGGATTCACCACGGACATTACCATTGCTGCCGCAAATGCCATACTTGATATTCTTTTTACTGCATTATGCTTCCTCATATTTTCCCTCCTGAATTGTTTCTGCGGTTTCTTTCAGCGGATTTTCTTTCCCCCTTTTTGCTGTGTCTGAAACCGGAATTGCTTGTTTTTTTGTGCCATCAGCATAACACGATTTCCATTTAAGTTTTATTTTCTGGCATGATTGGTAAATTTTGCGGCACGATTGGTAATTTTTCGTCAAAAAACAGCACAGCCGTTTTCCGGTTGTGCTGTTTTTATATCTGTTTACACTATTTACCTGTCCGTTTGTGCTATTTTTATATTCAGAGACTTCCTAATGTAAAATACTTTCGTTCCTTTTAGGGCGATGCCGGCTACTGTTCAGGTCAGGACTTTGCATTCACTGCAAAGTCCGTAAGAAAATGATACAGGTGTGAGCAAATCCCATTCGCGGAGCGAATTTTAAATGGATTTGCGAATGTTACTGTGAACGAAGTGAACAGTAACCGATGCCGCAGCGGAGTCTGCCGGCACCGGCAGAAGAATCTGCAGGGAAAAGTAATCTTCCCCGGCTACGCAGGTAATCCCGCCGCCGTATTTTTCCGCGGTATAGCGGATGCTTTTCAGCCCGTATCCGTGGTAATCGCGGTCCGCCTTGGTGCTGACCGGAAGCCCGTCCTCAAAAGCCGGCTTTGTCTCGCAGTAGTTGCGGACGCGGATCATCTGGAAATTGCCTTTGGGAAACACGGAAACCTGGATGACGCGCTTTTGGCGGTCCTTATACTGCATGACCGTCTCGATGGCATTATCCAGCGCATTTCCGAACATCGTATACAAGTCCACGCTCCCGACAAAATCCAGCGCGGTTCCGTCCGCCATGCAGGTCATCTGAATCGCATGCTCCTCGCAGAAAAGGCTCTTTTCCGTCAGAACCGTGTCCAGCACCGGATTGCCGGTTTTCATCGCTGTATCGTAAATCATGATAGATTTTTCCATCTCGTCGATCTGCTCATGCAGCGCCTGCTCGTCGTGCAGCGCCCGCAGCGCTGCGATCTGATGCCGCAGGTCGTGGCATTTACGGTTTATCAGCTCAATATTCTCCTTCGACATCCGGTACTGCTCCTGCTGCTGATGCCAGAGCTGCCGGATGGTATCCAGCTCCTGCTCCGTACGCTGAATCTGCTCGACTCTGTTCTGCAAATAAAGCATCATAAAGCAGAACACCGCCATAATCAGACGGAATACCGTGATCATATTGGAGCCGCTCTCCGGCTCATACCCCAGCAGCCAGAACAGCACCTGGTAGTTGGACAGTACCGCGTAAACTACCAGAATGAACATGCTGAACAGAAGTTTCTGCCTGCCGACATGATAACGCCCGTTTTCCGCGAATCTGCCAACAAGAAATTTTTTCGTCAGTATGCAGCAGAGCGCCGTACACGCCAGATAAACCAGAAGAATCCAGACATAACGTACCGGGGTCTGTATCCGGTAAAAAATATCCGAGACCGGCATGACGATCTGTGTGAGCGCGTCGGTCACCAGATACACCAGCACCGTGCAGTAAAGCGCCGCCCTGCGCGGGATTTTGTATATTGCCGTTCCAAAAAGAAAGGCTCCCAGAAAATACAGCGGCGCCTCCAGCGAAGTGGAAGCATTCTCAAAATCAACAAAAACATCATCCAGAATCAAGAGCACTGCAAGCAGCAGCGCCGCAAGAAGCCCCTGCCGGACGCGATTTCTCTTCCGCTCACAAATGCTGCAGAAGACCGTCATCAGCGCGAGCGAGCAGGCGGTCATAAAAAACATCGGTCCGCTAAATACCATTCTCTCAAGCATCCGCCGTTCCTCCTATATAATTTGTTAAAGCGGCAATAAAGTTTTTCCGCTTCTGCCTGCTGACAGGCACGCGCTCGCCGTTGACGATCACCATTTCTTTTTCAAAACCGGAAACATAGGCGAGATTAATCAGATAACTGACGTTGCAGCGCGCAAAATGAAAGGGCAGAAGCCGCTCCTCCACCTCCCGCATGGTCGACCTGGTCTGGATATTTCCGGTTTTCGTGTGATAGAAAATCCGGTGTTTCTGACTCTCCACATAGCAGATATCCCCGATGCTGATTTTATACGCGCCATCCTCGTCCGATACCAGAAGCGCGTCGTCCGTCTTTCTTTTCAAAGAAGCGATCGCGTCGGAGAGCTCCATCGAAAAGCTGATGTAATTCACCGGCTTTAATATGTAAGAATGCGCCCGCACCCGGTAGCCCTGGATGGCATACTGCGCCATGCTGGTAATAAAAATCAGAATGACGTCCCGGTCCTTTTCCCGTATTCTTTTTGCCGCCTCCATCCCGTCCATTTTCGGCATTTCGATATCCATCAGAATAATGTCATAATCCGATTCGTAAGAAAACAGAAACTGCTCTCCATTGTAGAACACCTTCGTTTCCAGAGTAATGCCCTTTTCCTTTACATACGTCCCCAGATACTCCTTTATGACGCTGATGTAAGCTTTGTCATCCTCCACTATGGCAATTCTTATCATGTGCTCCCTCTCCCGTTTTTTACGCACTCCTGTTTCTCTTTTTCCGCTTTCTGCGCCGGATGCCCCGTCCGGGAAATCCGGCAGCTTTTCCGTTAAAAAAAGAATCCCGCTTTGCGAGATTCCACGCCGCAAAATATGCTGCACAGGCAATCTGTCTCTTCCCGGCGGGACCGGGAAAAGAATCACCTGTTTTAAATGATGTGTGAGCAGAGCGGTAAGCCGGGTTATGTCGTGAATGGTCATCTATCCAGACCTGGCGTTGCCGCCAGGTTCGAGCGACCTACCTGAAGCTGACGGGCCGCCATATGCTTCTCTTCGGTCTTGCTTCGGATGAGGTTTACATGTGCCCCGTCCGTTACCGGACGGGCGGTAGTCTCTTACACTGCCCTTCCACCCTTACCAGACATGCGCATCCTCTGCGGGTGCGCACGCCGGCGGTTCATTTCTGTTGCACTGTCTCTGGAGTCGCCTCCGCCGGACGTTATCCGGCATCCTGCCCTGTGAAGCCCGGACTTTCCTCGTCTGGCACCTTTCGGACAGCCAGCCGCGACCATTTACTCTACTCACATTTACCATCATATCCCGGATTTGCTTTTCTGTCAACCACTGCCCGCTTCGCAAATGGGCGTTTCCGTGTTAAGTCCGTGTTACTGTTCACGCCAGCCATGCAGACCACAGACCGCCTTTTCTATACGCCGAAGCAGCCTCCGCCGATAAATTCACGCAGCAGCGAATTCTGCGGAATGCTCTCGCCCGGAACCGCCACAAAGTAATCCAGGAATTTGAGCAGGCGCTTTGCCTCCACGTACTCCGGCGCCGTCCGCTCAATGCCGAACAGCAGCGGCTCTGCATAGGTCTTCAGCACAGCGAGCTCGTAAATAAGGGCGGAGTTAAACATTACGTCCGCCTCCTCCTGATTCGGGAAGATATAGTGCTCCTCCCCGCGGCGCACCGACGGCCACATGGCAATCGTGTTCTTCGCGGAGGTTCCCCGCGTGCGCGCATCGCGGATGATGCGGCGCAGGAGACGTCCGTCCGTCGTCGGGATGCGGTTGTGCTCATCAATATTAAGCTGCGTCAGCGCGCTGATATAAATCTTAAACTTATTCTCCCGCGGAAGGCTGTGGGAAAGCTGGTCGTTCAGCGCATGGATGCCCTCGATCACCAGCACATCCCTTTCGCCGAGCTGCAGGCGGTTCCCTGTATATTTGCGTTTGCCGAGGCGGAAATCGAACTCCGGAAGCTCTACCTCTTTTCCGGCGAGCAGATCCGTCATGTTCTGATTAAACAGCTCGATGTCAAGCGCATCCACGCGCTCAAAATCATAATTTCCGTTTTCATCGCGCGGCGTTTTCTCCCTGTCCACAAAATAATTATCCATCGGAATCGGGTGCGGCTTCATACCATTGACCGCAAGCTGGATAGCCAGGCGGTGAGAGAAGGTCGTCTTCCCGGAGGAGGACGGTCCGGCAATCATAATCAGCTTCTTTTGCGGGTCCGCGGCAATCTGGCTGGCAATCTGCGCAATTTTCTTCTCCTGCAGAGCCTCCTGCATCAGAATCAGATCGCTGATTTTTCCGGAAATGACCTGCTCGTTCAGATCCCCCGCCGTCGTCACCTCCATCAGCTCGCTCCACTCCAGCGATTCCTTCTGGATGGCGAACAGCTTCGGCTCCGGCGCAAACGGAGGCACCTTCTCCGGCTCTTCTATGGTCGGAATCTGCAGGACGAACCCCTCATCATAAGGATACAGCTCGAAATATTTCAGATATCCGCTGCCCGGAACCATATATCCGTAAAAATAATCGCAGAAGCCGTCCAGACTGTAGGTATTTACTTTGGAAGCCATGCGGTAATGGAACAGCTTCTCTTTATCTTCCATGCCAAGCCTGCCGAACAGGGCAATCGCCTTGTCGGTGTCCACCGCCTCCTTGCTGATCACGATATCGCGCTTCGCCAGCTCCTTCATAGCCGTCTTCACTTCGTGCAGAAACTTCGCCGTAACGCTCTTCTGCCCGCGCATGGTGATATAAACGCCCTCGCTTACCGCAAAATGAACCCACACACGGTCCGCCTGCTCCTCGCCGCCCACCTGGCGGATCGCTTTCAGCAGAAGCAGCAGCACGCTCCGGCGGTATGCGGAAAAGCCCATCGGGTCGGCGACCGTCACAAACGTAATGTGCTCCCCGTTTCCCATGCGCTTATTCAGCTCCTTCAGCTTTCCGTCCACAGTTGCCAGCACAATATCATGCGCATATTCCTTCTGGTACTCCTTGGCGGCCGCCAGATAGGAGGTCCCATCCATGTAGCTCTTCTCTTCTCCATTAATAAATACAGTAATCTGGTCGTTCATTTTCTTCCCCTGCCCTTTCTATATCACAGTAAACGGACTTCGTTCCTTTGCTTTCACAATCTCCAGGCCTTTGCAGTGCTTCTGCAGATATTTTTCCATCTGACCGATAAAAATATGCTCCAGCCCGTAGTGTCCGGCGTCAATAATCGCCGTTCCCTCGTCGATTGCATCCAGCCCGTCATGATGTCCGATATCGCCGGTAATCAGCACCTGTGCCTTTGCGCGCACAGCAGGCTTTATCATGCTCTTTCCGGAGCCGGGTGAGATCGCCACGCGCTGCACCACCTGCTCCAGGTCCCCGAATACCCGGACATTTTCCAGTTTAAAAATCGTTTTCACCAGCTCCGCGCACTCCCGCAGAGTGACGGGACGCACCAGGGAACCGACTCTGCCGAACCCCATGTACTGTCCGGTCTGACCGTCAATCCCGGTAATATCGAGGATATCCGGCTTCTGCAGCTTCATCATGCTGCCCGCCAGCTCCGCCATCTCCACCACATCATAGGTGGTGTGGGAGGCATAGCAGCAAATGTCATTCTGCAGCAGCGCCAGAAATTTTTTGCCCTTCAGCGTCTCCGAGGTGACGCTTTTTACACCCTCCATCGTCAGCGGATGATGGGTAAGCAGCATATCGGCGCCGCACGCTGCCGCCTGCGCGATTACGTCATCCGTAGCGTCCAGCGCAATCAGCACCTTTTTGATTTCCTTCTGGCGCCTCCCCGCCTGGAACCCGGAATTATCCCACTCTGCAGCTTTGTCGAGCGGGAACTGCTCTTCTATTTTCTGTATGAACTCTTTGGCTGTCATACTTTCCCTCCTTCGTAAAACTACGTACAGGTACTTCATTTTATAACATTTCAGACGCATTCTTGCACTCGCTGAACTGTTACTTAATTTTATGTTCAGATGCCTCTTTATGTCAAGCATTTCTGGACTTTTTTATCAATTTCTGCTATAATTTCGTGCATGGGAGGAATATGAATATTATGAAAACTACAAAACCTGTCAGAATATCTGATATTTTATTGTTTCTTTTGTTTAGCAGTCTTTTCGGCTACTGCATACTCCATCCGGAGTATTATCACAGCGGAAGCAAAGCGAAGAGCACCCTGAAGCTGCAGCCTCTGCGGCTTACCGCCGAGCTTGCCGTATTTGCTGCCGGAACGGCGCTGCTGCTTCTTGGGAAGCGTATCACGGAGCATCTGAAAAAATATGCCCGTCCGCTCAGCATTGCGCTGACTCTGCTGACGCCGGGCATTGCTTTTGCCTTTACTTATTTTATCACGCACTCGATACCGAAAAATTATTCGCCGGAAAACTACCGGAATCTTGCGCATTCGCCGGAAATTATTTTCTGGAATATCCTGACGGCCGCAATGCTGCTGCTTCTTTTTCTGATTATCACAAACAGTATGCGCGCAGCCTGCAGTCTGCTTGTTTTTATCAGCATTATTTTCTGTATCGCCAATTATTATGTATGCCGGTTCCGCGATATTCCGATTCTCGCCTCCGACCTTTATTCCTGGCGGACAGCCGCCGCCGTGGCGGGAAGCTACTCATACAAGCCCAACTTTGCCTGCCTGATCGCGCTGCAGACGGGGCTTGTATATTTCTTCGCTTTCCGCTGCCTGGGAAACACGCGCCTGTTCTCCCTGAAGCGCAGGCTTGCTTTCACGGGAGCCGGCTGTATCGCTCTCGGTATTTTCGCGAAGGGCTTTCTGTTCTCCGATTTTCTGCAGAGCCGCGGGGTATCCTTCAGCATGTTTAAGCCGCTGGTCGCCTACAATTCCAACGGCACCTACCTTGCCGTTATCCGCAGCTTCCAGTATCTGAAAATCGACAGACCGGAAAATTACTCTGCGGACGGGGCAGCCGGAATTGCCGCCGGTTATCCCAGCGATAAAGCCACAGCCTCCGACGATTACCCGAACATCATTATCATCATCGACGAGGCGTTCTCCGACCTCGGCGTGGTGGGCGACCTGGAGACGAATACCGATTATATGCCGTTTATACACAGTCTGCAGGAAAATACCATTCACGGCTATACCTATGCCTCCGTGCTGGGCGGCGGCACAGCGAACTCGGAATTTGAGGTGCTGACCGGAAACAGTATTGCTCTGCTTCCGCAGAACTGCATCGCTTTCCAGGTCTATCTGAAAAATGAAATGCCCTCCCTGGTTTCCGCCTGCGCGGACCTCGGCTACCAGGGGCTGATTGCGGTGCACCCCTACAACGCCAGCAACTACGGGCGAATGACCGCCTATCCGCTGCTCGGCTTCCAGACCTATTTAAGCAAGTCTGATTTTCCGAAGGACGCGCCGCGCATCCGGAATTATATTTCCAATATGGCGGTAAACGATATGATTATCCAGAAATACGAGGAGGCGAAGGCTTCCTCTGACAGCCCGTTTCTGTTTTATACGATGACCATGCAGAATCACAGCAGCTACCGCAAGGAACCGACGAATCT
This is a stretch of genomic DNA from Marvinbryantia formatexigens DSM 14469. It encodes these proteins:
- a CDS encoding FxLYD domain-containing protein, coding for MKRKKLWALVLCAGLSAAVPSAAYAGEVVTEAETEAVETEAAEAEAPETEAADTVETEAAEASEDQLGAPTDFQIDPNTGEYSFNATDERVGYYFVRFYALDENGNETGEYITSSKRINGGKTGEYSGTLDLSGAAWGTYHVNLTSFAPAGTDYASPAPVTVSIQYGVDQTLERPELLAMTSGNQLELVVDWWTLCDYAFTQYMPEMKFTFYADAECTQEVQSETVDLQPLMDTLRKNPPGMIYIWGWSTSEGPHFYTITSDSNESTFAFKNDIYTYNLEPGTYYVTAQALSKDDYTKDSQVSTALEITLTDGECTEEYTAVTTELWTDPTLMDMPGANPGQQEDRVDTAAAQGISGLLLE
- a CDS encoding beta-glucosidase encodes the protein MRKHNAVKRISSMAFAAAMVMSVVNPATIYVQAAPTADECYAEGYDVNVQLEAEGAVLLKNDDNCLPLAEGTKVTMLGAMSYNYVEGGTGSAGGQDDENTVMMNDAFIEAGLDVNEEAWSWLEEQCGGYRNNGDSNPGASAGEDSGDDIFGTGGAGGGDWTSYTTVHEFSSDVYESGKDVLTADGYTDYAVVTFSRSGAEGASPSMDYDGDGSTLTGSTYLELTQEEKDLLAFCKENYTHTIVLINSATAMELGFVDSEEYNVDACLWIGHPGEAGVVGVGTILTGRTNPSGRLVDTYAYDMTTNPTYYNTDDNRYANADNQTFYQYEEGIYVGYRYYETADSVGYFDSEEFSSIEFKNGTATGYEEVVQYPFGYGLSYTEFTEEITASDVSLEAHGTNSVTVTVTNTGDVAGKDVVELYMEAPYQSDTDNFGIKGVGLEKAKVVLVGFGKTSTLEPGASEEVTIEFDTDDLASFDNFGQGCYVLEKGDYKFNVQKDAHQWGEEGSENAASDSEAVTLETSIIYDESGDVADAEYAGARDSDVTVAKNAMDDVTAGDGNMLEGYLSRNDIAGGMATIMEHTSNEEPNEMLADGIAEALAVKGTDSVEYTFETYLKGEKTTVTETIYANGNNMMPFAETTPDGEDAAAVEDPLWDQTYYVVEGETTESGLPVVVEEEPTEGSYHKLTVDDMANVPIDTEEGLAIWDMLASETSMDEAIELQGNSGWKVPAVSSVGKSEEIAVDGPGEPGNGQYSGGTWFTCAVTIAATWNKDLAYAEGVAYGNQCVLYGIGNAYAPAMNLHRSPFGGRNFEYYSEDGLLSGQIGGNAVSGIMSTGTNVFIKHCALNDGDTNRGGNTTWANEQAIRELYMVPYEISIKEYGADGVMGSLNRIGMSWFHYGMYKTMMRDEWGWHGMLITDGDGGTGDVYNTPQAMLCIEGSMLSISNYINASATVDAYGDPTESVYARYMLHNIMRDALYQYCGSSDAAAE
- a CDS encoding sensor histidine kinase, giving the protein MLERMVFSGPMFFMTACSLALMTVFCSICERKRNRVRQGLLAALLLAVLLILDDVFVDFENASTSLEAPLYFLGAFLFGTAIYKIPRRAALYCTVLVYLVTDALTQIVMPVSDIFYRIQTPVRYVWILLVYLACTALCCILTKKFLVGRFAENGRYHVGRQKLLFSMFILVVYAVLSNYQVLFWLLGYEPESGSNMITVFRLIMAVFCFMMLYLQNRVEQIQRTEQELDTIRQLWHQQQEQYRMSKENIELINRKCHDLRHQIAALRALHDEQALHEQIDEMEKSIMIYDTAMKTGNPVLDTVLTEKSLFCEEHAIQMTCMADGTALDFVGSVDLYTMFGNALDNAIETVMQYKDRQKRVIQVSVFPKGNFQMIRVRNYCETKPAFEDGLPVSTKADRDYHGYGLKSIRYTAEKYGGGITCVAGEDYFSLQILLPVPADSAAASVTVHFVHSNIRKSI
- a CDS encoding LytR/AlgR family response regulator transcription factor, producing MIRIAIVEDDKAYISVIKEYLGTYVKEKGITLETKVFYNGEQFLFSYESDYDIILMDIEMPKMDGMEAAKRIREKDRDVILIFITSMAQYAIQGYRVRAHSYILKPVNYISFSMELSDAIASLKRKTDDALLVSDEDGAYKISIGDICYVESQKHRIFYHTKTGNIQTRSTMREVEERLLPFHFARCNVSYLINLAYVSGFEKEMVIVNGERVPVSRQKRKNFIAALTNYIGGTADA
- a CDS encoding nucleoside kinase; the encoded protein is MNDQITVFINGEEKSYMDGTSYLAAAKEYQKEYAHDIVLATVDGKLKELNKRMGNGEHITFVTVADPMGFSAYRRSVLLLLLKAIRQVGGEEQADRVWVHFAVSEGVYITMRGQKSVTAKFLHEVKTAMKELAKRDIVISKEAVDTDKAIALFGRLGMEDKEKLFHYRMASKVNTYSLDGFCDYFYGYMVPGSGYLKYFELYPYDEGFVLQIPTIEEPEKVPPFAPEPKLFAIQKESLEWSELMEVTTAGDLNEQVISGKISDLILMQEALQEKKIAQIASQIAADPQKKLIMIAGPSSSGKTTFSHRLAIQLAVNGMKPHPIPMDNYFVDREKTPRDENGNYDFERVDALDIELFNQNMTDLLAGKEVELPEFDFRLGKRKYTGNRLQLGERDVLVIEGIHALNDQLSHSLPRENKFKIYISALTQLNIDEHNRIPTTDGRLLRRIIRDARTRGTSAKNTIAMWPSVRRGEEHYIFPNQEEADVMFNSALIYELAVLKTYAEPLLFGIERTAPEYVEAKRLLKFLDYFVAVPGESIPQNSLLREFIGGGCFGV
- a CDS encoding Nif3-like dinuclear metal center hexameric protein — encoded protein: MTAKEFIQKIEEQFPLDKAAEWDNSGFQAGRRQKEIKKVLIALDATDDVIAQAAACGADMLLTHHPLTMEGVKSVTSETLKGKKFLALLQNDICCYASHTTYDVVEMAELAGSMMKLQKPDILDITGIDGQTGQYMGFGRVGSLVRPVTLRECAELVKTIFKLENVRVFGDLEQVVQRVAISPGSGKSMIKPAVRAKAQVLITGDIGHHDGLDAIDEGTAIIDAGHYGLEHIFIGQMEKYLQKHCKGLEIVKAKERSPFTVI